Proteins co-encoded in one Aethina tumida isolate Nest 87 chromosome 7, icAetTumi1.1, whole genome shotgun sequence genomic window:
- the LOC109600761 gene encoding fatty acid-binding protein, liver-like yields MVQIAGKYSLKKNENFVPYLVALGIEEEKAKVADGLQNVEIEVIIDGNNITINSNSGIGNSSSKFIVGQEVDDPMPLGITLKSTAKLESDAIIVDSKGPDGSTGQRIYKFTDAGLTITYTSSKGPEAKRIYKRL; encoded by the exons ATGGTTCAAATCGCCGGAAAATACAGCCTCAAAAAGAACGAGAACTTCGTCCCTTACCTTGTTGCTTTgg GAATTGAGGAGGAGAAGGCCAAAGTTGCCGACGGTTTACAGAATGTAGAAATCGAAGTGATCATTGACGGCAATAATATTACCATCAACAGCAACTCCGGAATTGGTAACTCTTCATCGAAATTCATTGTCGGCCAAGAAGTAGACGATCCAATGCCACTGGGCATCACCCTAAAG AGCACTGCCAAATTGGAATCTGACGCTATAATCGTTGACTCTAAAGGTCCTGACGGCAGCACTGGACAGAGAATCTACAAATTCACTGACGCTGGACTCACTATT ACTTACACCTCATCCAAAGGACCTGAAGCCAAGAGGATTTATAAGAggctgtaa